One region of Hemiscyllium ocellatum isolate sHemOce1 chromosome 4, sHemOce1.pat.X.cur, whole genome shotgun sequence genomic DNA includes:
- the LOC132813017 gene encoding zinc fingers and homeoboxes protein 2-like: MASKRKSTTPCMVRATDVLEQEPDLEMDGNAGDGSPHQLSDESWPADNGINDQDHPVLEKTALDNQQTKKLEGGYECKYCTFESQDLNEFTEHVDTIHPNVILNPFYVCAVCNFTTKRYDTFTDHNGRHHQGENNFKLKLIKRNNQTILEQTIEDSTNSVNADREENPPTGIPISKTPIMKTIKNKADSKRINVLSRVKDEYDASQESKTEGNSTDVTHNTNSGLLIPETVIKDGVPHVMPSIQPPPNINLIPKVMIPMHGTKYNAAMDVNKSLIGSFNKFPYPTQAELSWLTAVSKHPEEQIKIWFSTQRLKHGISWAPEEVEEARKMMFNGTIQTPTITVVPAQMPSSTKGTQQHVIQTGVPCQLVGQTGIVWTQVANGSTVSCSPITLAVAASSNQTVSQKRSLPPSQVTGDPKRANVVQVCQLASQGNSVVFSPGASDVNTSRKKTKEQMAELKASFAISQFPDDEEVYRLMQVTKLSRAEIKKWFSDNRYRTQKGHSSHAATEIVVTIPQDPPPGSHPNRKYGWNSYSDFAPQKFKEKSIDQLKVLEESFQYSSFPTDEEKERLRSESKLTRREIDAWFSERRKLRDSLEGGILETSKVPLNPDVKPESIKSEGQEVVDNSHTKTSHLGPHYPGKPGTPPPNTGIQHIKTTSPIDKTHKKSQEQLHILKSAFVRTQWPTVEQYDSLAVQSGLPRNDIVRWFGDNRYAIKNGNLKWLDQYQRANTESHNGQSNLNGNERRGNSRGHKAAGVWGATGHSTHSRAGKTILLQYYLRHRQLREEDLDELVSKSNMSYEQVRDWFAEKQTEDAMDTSESNSRDGQFSDEDEEWGEVEDISERDENVASELSGSWAHATQCGSTEFNELDSESMSAENSTI; the protein is encoded by the coding sequence ATGGCTAGTAAACGCAAGTCGACAACTCCTTGCATGGTTCGCGCCACAGATGTCTTGGAGCAGGAACCAGATTTGGAGATGGATGGAAATGCAGGTGATGGGTCTCCTCACCAATTGTCGGATGAAAGCTGGCCAGCAGATAATGGAATAAATGACCAGGATCATCCAGTTTTAGAGAAAACTGCCTTAGACAATCAACAGACCAAGAAACTAGAAGGAGGCTATGAATGTAAATATTGCACCTTTGAATCACAGGACTTGAATGAGTTTACAGAACATGTTGATACTATACACCCAAATGTTATCCTTAATCCATTTTACGTCTGTGCGGTTTGTAACTTTACAACAAAAAGGTATGATACCTTCACTGATCACAATGGTAGACATCACCAAGGTGAAAATAACTTCAAGTTGAAGTTGATAAAACGCAATAATCAGACTATTCTTGAGCAGACTATTGAAGATTCCACTAACAGTGTGAATGCAGATAGAGAGGAAAATCCTCCAACTGGAATCCCAATAAGTAAAACTCCAATCATGAAAACAATCAAAAACAAAGCAGATAGTAAAAGAATCAATGTGTTGTCACGAGTAAAAGATGAATATGATGCTTCACAAGAAAGCAAGACAGAAGGGAATAGCACTGACGTTACTCACAATACTAATAGTGGATTGCTAATTCCAGAAACAGTGATTAAGGATGGAGTGCCTCATGTAATGCCATCTATACAACCACCACCAAACATCAACTTAATACCCAAAGTCATGATTCCCATGCATGGCACAAAATACAATGCTGCAATGGATGTTAACAAAAGCCTCATAGGTTCCTTTAATAAATTTCCCTACCCTACTCAGGCAGAACTGTCTTGGTTGACAGCTGTCTCAAAGCATCCGGAAGAACAAATTAAAATATGGTTCTCAACCCAGCGTCTTAAACACGGCATCAGTTGGGCTCCCGAGGAAGTGGAAGAGGCCAGAAAAATGATGTTTAATGGCACCATTCAGACGCCAACCATCACTGTTGTACCAGCACAGATGCCATCATCCACGAAAGGCACACAACAGCATGTTATCCAGACAGGAGTGCCCTGCCAGTTAGTTGGTCAGACAGGCATTGTATGGACACAAGTCGCAAATGGGTCAACAGTATCCTGTTCTCCCATCACATTGGCAGTGGCAGCCAGCTCAAACCAGACCGTGTCTCAGAAGAGGAGTTTGCCGCCCTCTCAAGTAACCGGAGACCCCAAGCGTGCAAATGTAGTCCAGGTTTGTCAGCTCGCGTCACAGGGGAATTCAGTTGTGTTTTCTCCTGGGGCTTCAGATGTAAACACGAGCCGCAAGAAGACCAAGGAGCAAATGGCAGAACTGAAGGCCAGCTTCGCCATCAGCCAGTTCCCCGACGATGAGGAGGTTTACCGGCTCATGCAGGTGACTAAACTCTCCAGGGCAGAGATCAAGAAGTGGTTCAGTGATAACCGCTACCGGACACAAAAGGGTCACTCTAGCCATGCTGCTACAGAAATTGTGGTCACCATCCCCCAGGATCCTCCTCCTGGGAGTCACCCAAATCGTAAATATGGATGGAATAGTTACTCTGATTTTGCACCGCAGAAATTCAAAGAGAAAAGTATTGATCAGCTGAAGGTGCTTGAGGAAAGCTTTCAATATAGTTCCTTCCCAACggatgaggaaaaagaaagatTAAGGTCAGAGTCCAAACTAACCAGGAGAGAGATTGACGCTTGGTTCTCCGAGAGGAGAAAACTGAGAGACTCGCTAGAAGGTGGGATTCTAGAAACGAGCAAAGTACCCCTCAACCCAGATGTGAAACCAGAGTCTATTAAATCAGAAGGGCAAGAGGTAGTTGACAATAGTCACACAAAAACCTCCCATTTGGGTCCACATTATCCAGGTAAGCCCGGAACCCCTCCTCCAAACACAGGAATACAGCATATTAAAACAACTAGTCCAATTGACAAGACTCATAAGAAAAGTCAGGAACAGCTGCACATCCTAAAGAGTGCATTTGTACGTACACAGTGGCCAACAGTAGAGCAATATGACAGTTTAGCAGTGCAGAGTGGGCTGCCAAGGAATGACATTGTACGTTGGTTTGGTGACAACAGATATGCAATTAAAAATGGCAACTTAAAATGGCTTGACCAGTACCAAAGAGCAAATACAGAAAGTCACAATGGCCAGAGTAACCTCAATGGCAATGAACGAAGGGGAAATAGCAGAGGACATAAAGCAGCTGGTGTTTGGGGTGCAacaggtcattccacacacagtCGTGCTGGTAAAACCATCCTATTACAGTATTACTTACGACACCGACAGCTAAGGGAGGAAGACCTTGATGAGTTGGTTTCAAAGTCCAACATGAGCTACGAACAGGTCAGGGACTGGTTTGCAGAAAAGCAAACAGAAGATGCCATGGACACATCAGAGAGCAATAGCAGAGATGGCCAGTTTAGTGATGAGGATGAGGAGTGGGGTGAGGTAGAGGACATCAGTGAGAgggatgaaaatgttgcctctgaaCTCTCAGGCAGCTGGGCACACGCAACACAGTGTGGCTCAACGGAGTTTAATGAACTGGATTCTGAAAGCATGTCTGCTGAAAATTCCACAATATAG